A window of the Streptomyces sp. NBC_01351 genome harbors these coding sequences:
- a CDS encoding acyl carrier protein — protein MSKQEFTAEDLKRILLEGAGAGEGVDLNGDILDADFEELGYESLALLETGGRIEREYGISLDDDIFADNRTPRALVAAINVYLDELVAA, from the coding sequence ATGTCCAAGCAGGAGTTCACCGCCGAGGACCTCAAGCGCATCCTCCTCGAGGGCGCCGGCGCCGGTGAGGGCGTCGACCTGAACGGCGACATCCTCGACGCCGATTTCGAGGAGCTGGGCTACGAGTCGCTGGCGCTGCTGGAGACCGGCGGCCGCATCGAGCGCGAGTACGGCATCTCGCTGGACGACGACATCTTCGCGGACAACCGCACCCCGCGGGCGCTGGTCGCGGCGATCAACGTCTACCTCGACGAGCTCGTCGCCGCCTGA
- a CDS encoding IS110 family transposase yields MIDISGIGAFLGLDVGKGEHHATAVTPAGKKAFDKRLPNSEPKLREVFGKLQAKHGTVLVVVDQPASIGALPLAVARDLGCPVAYLPGLTMRRIADLYPGEAKTDARDAFVIADAARVMPHTLRSVDLEEETIAELEMIVGFDDDLAGEATRISNRLRGLLTQIHPSLERVLGPRVQHPAVLKLLDQFGSPAQIRKAGRRRLVTLIRPKAPRMAERLVEDIFTALDEQTVVVPGTDAAALIVPSLANSLQAVLDQRKLLAARIEEVLENHPLSKVLTSMPGIGVRTGARILIDVGDGSSFPSAAHLAAYAGLAPTTRSSGSSIRGEQPSRRGNKQLKRAFFLSAFAALADPVSRAYYDKKINQGKHHTQALLCLARRRADVLFAMLRDGTFYEPQPAPSA; encoded by the coding sequence GTGATCGACATCAGCGGCATCGGCGCCTTCCTCGGCCTGGACGTCGGCAAGGGCGAACACCACGCCACCGCCGTCACCCCGGCCGGGAAGAAGGCCTTCGACAAGCGGCTGCCCAACAGCGAGCCCAAGCTCCGCGAGGTCTTCGGAAAACTCCAGGCCAAGCACGGGACCGTGCTGGTCGTGGTCGACCAGCCGGCCTCGATCGGCGCTCTGCCACTGGCGGTGGCCCGTGACTTGGGCTGCCCGGTGGCCTATCTGCCGGGGCTGACGATGAGGCGGATCGCCGATCTCTATCCAGGCGAGGCCAAGACCGATGCCCGCGACGCGTTCGTGATCGCGGACGCGGCCCGCGTCATGCCCCACACGCTCCGCTCGGTCGATCTCGAGGAAGAGACCATCGCCGAGTTGGAGATGATCGTCGGCTTCGACGACGACCTCGCCGGCGAAGCAACCCGGATCAGTAACCGCCTCCGCGGCCTTCTCACGCAGATCCATCCGTCGCTGGAACGGGTCCTGGGCCCGCGAGTGCAGCACCCGGCCGTGCTCAAGCTCCTCGACCAGTTCGGTTCTCCGGCCCAGATCCGCAAGGCCGGACGCCGTCGGCTCGTGACCTTGATACGTCCCAAGGCGCCGCGGATGGCCGAGCGGCTCGTCGAGGACATCTTCACCGCGCTGGACGAGCAGACCGTCGTCGTCCCGGGCACGGACGCGGCCGCATTGATCGTTCCCAGCCTCGCCAACTCTCTCCAGGCGGTGCTTGACCAGCGAAAACTCCTCGCCGCCCGGATCGAGGAAGTGCTGGAGAACCACCCTCTTTCCAAGGTCCTGACGTCCATGCCGGGAATCGGCGTCAGGACCGGAGCCCGCATTCTCATCGACGTCGGTGACGGCAGTTCGTTCCCGTCCGCGGCCCACCTCGCCGCCTACGCCGGTCTCGCCCCGACGACCCGCAGTTCCGGTTCGTCGATCCGGGGCGAGCAACCGTCCCGACGCGGAAACAAGCAGCTCAAACGGGCTTTCTTCCTCTCCGCGTTCGCCGCTCTCGCCGACCCGGTCTCCCGGGCCTACTACGACAAGAAGATCAACCAGGGCAAACACCACACCCAAGCCCTCCTCTGCCTCGCAAGACGACGAGCCGACGTCCTCTTCGCCATGCTCCGAGACGGCACCTTCTACGAACCCCAACCCGCCCCATCAGCTTGA
- the fabG gene encoding 3-oxoacyl-ACP reductase FabG: protein MSQQDKRVALVTGGTSGIGLAVARLLAGTGHQVFIGARNADNVAETVKELQTEGLDVDGTTLDVRSTDEAIAFVQAAVDRFGPVDVLVNNAGRSGGGVTADIEESLWHDVIDTNLNSVFRMTHAVLNTGGMRHKDRGRIISIASTAGKQGVVLGAPYSASKHGVVGFTKALGNELAPTGITVNAVCPGYVETPMAQRVRQGYAAAYNASEETILEKFQSKIPLGRYSTPEEVAGLVGYLASDTAASITSQALNVCGGLGNF, encoded by the coding sequence ATGTCGCAGCAGGACAAGCGGGTCGCCCTCGTCACGGGCGGTACCAGTGGGATCGGGCTGGCCGTGGCCCGCCTTCTGGCCGGCACGGGCCACCAGGTGTTCATCGGCGCGCGCAACGCCGACAACGTCGCCGAGACCGTCAAGGAGCTGCAGACCGAGGGCCTGGACGTCGACGGCACCACCCTCGACGTCCGCTCCACGGACGAGGCCATCGCGTTCGTCCAGGCCGCGGTCGACCGGTTCGGCCCGGTGGACGTGCTCGTGAACAACGCCGGGCGCAGTGGCGGCGGCGTCACCGCCGACATCGAGGAGAGCCTCTGGCACGACGTCATCGACACCAACCTGAACAGCGTCTTCCGGATGACCCACGCGGTGCTCAACACCGGTGGCATGCGGCACAAGGACCGCGGCCGCATCATCAGCATCGCCTCGACCGCGGGCAAGCAGGGTGTCGTCCTCGGCGCCCCGTACTCGGCCTCCAAGCACGGCGTGGTCGGCTTCACCAAGGCGCTGGGCAACGAGCTGGCGCCCACCGGCATCACCGTGAACGCGGTCTGCCCCGGCTACGTCGAGACGCCGATGGCGCAGCGCGTGCGGCAGGGCTACGCGGCCGCGTACAACGCCTCCGAGGAAACGATTCTGGAGAAGTTCCAGTCCAAGATCCCGCTGGGCCGCTACTCCACCCCGGAGGAGGTCGCCGGCCTGGTCGGCTACCTGGCGTCGGACACCGCCGCCTCCATCACCTCGCAGGCACTCAACGTCTGCGGCGGCCTCGGCAACTTCTAG
- a CDS encoding aromatase/cyclase, translated as MSQPGLREVEHEITISAPPATVYRLIAEVQNWPQIFPPTVYVDHVERGEGTERIRIWATANGEPKNWTSRRTLDPENLTITFRQEVSTPPIASMGGTWIVETVDPEVSRVRLLHDYRAIDDDPEGLAWIEEAVDRNSRSELAALKQNVELAYAAEDLTFSFEDTVQINGSAKDVYDFINEADRWEERLPHVAKVRLDEDVPGLQTLEMDTRAKDGSVHTTKSYRVTFPHQKIAYKQVTLPALMTLHTGYWTFAENDNGVAASSQHTVTINTANIARILGPEAEVGCAKEYVRTALSTNSRATLGHAKAYAEAKAV; from the coding sequence ATGTCGCAGCCCGGCCTGCGCGAGGTGGAGCACGAGATCACGATCTCGGCGCCCCCCGCCACCGTCTACCGGCTGATCGCAGAGGTGCAGAACTGGCCGCAGATCTTCCCGCCGACGGTCTACGTCGACCACGTGGAGCGGGGCGAGGGCACCGAGCGCATCCGCATCTGGGCCACCGCCAACGGTGAGCCGAAGAACTGGACCTCGCGGCGCACCCTCGACCCGGAGAACCTGACGATCACCTTCCGCCAGGAGGTCTCCACGCCCCCGATCGCCTCCATGGGCGGCACCTGGATCGTCGAGACCGTCGACCCGGAGGTCTCCCGGGTCCGACTGCTGCACGACTACCGGGCGATCGACGACGACCCCGAGGGCCTGGCGTGGATCGAGGAGGCCGTCGACCGCAACTCGCGCTCCGAACTGGCCGCACTGAAGCAGAACGTCGAACTGGCGTACGCCGCCGAGGACCTGACCTTCTCCTTCGAGGACACGGTGCAGATCAACGGCTCCGCCAAGGACGTGTACGACTTCATCAACGAGGCCGACCGGTGGGAGGAGCGCCTCCCGCACGTCGCCAAGGTCCGCCTGGACGAGGACGTCCCGGGTCTGCAGACCCTGGAGATGGACACCCGCGCCAAGGACGGCTCGGTGCACACCACCAAGTCGTACCGGGTGACCTTCCCGCACCAGAAGATCGCCTACAAGCAGGTCACCCTGCCGGCGCTGATGACCCTGCACACCGGCTACTGGACCTTCGCGGAGAACGACAACGGCGTCGCCGCGTCCTCCCAGCACACGGTGACCATCAACACCGCGAACATCGCCCGCATCCTGGGCCCGGAGGCGGAAGTCGGCTGCGCCAAGGAGTACGTGCGCACCGCGCTCAGCACCAACAGCCGCGCCACGCTCGGCCACGCCAAGGCGTACGCGGAAGCCAAGGCGGTCTGA
- a CDS encoding SDR family oxidoreductase has protein sequence MAGDITRTQVIVVGAGPVGLMLAGELRLAGADVVVLEKLTEPTTESRASTLHARTMEILDGRGLLAQLGEVPQDVMGHFGGIPLDLTLPGPYPGQWKVPQTRMEELLGQWAQDLGADVRRGHELTALTVTGEHVDAETRRPDGTTASFRGSYLVGCDGENSAVRRLGGFAFPGVDASRELLRADVAGIDVPNRRFQRLEGGLAIAARRPDGVTRVMVHEFGAAPQGSAPSFADIADTWKRVTGEDISGGTPLWVNSFGDASRQATAYRDSRLFLAGDAAHQQMPIGGQALNLGLQDAVNLGWKLAAQVQERGPEGLLDSYHAERHEVGLRVLSNIRAQALLLLGAGEVDAARQVMAELVGHADVRAHLAGMIAGLDIRYDVGPGSHPLLGRRLPHWRPATGDGEATSTSLLRAGGGVLLLPGGDEPEAFAAAAEPWAPLVRTVRASAAAPGPCAVLVRPDGHVVWAAGDDTAGSAAGLTTALTRWFGTPQTSGAVTTKTTNTSNTRRTGMAGKLNGKTALVTGSSRGMGRATAIRLAAEGALVAVHYTSNESAAEQVVSSIEKDGGRAFTVKAELGVAGDVHELFLGLENGLRERTGGTDLDILVNNAGVMGGVKAEDTTPEAFDRLFAVNAKAPFFLIQRALKNMPDGGRIINISSGLTHVANPDEIAYAMTKGAVEQLALHFAKLLGPRKITINSVAPGITRNGNPVFDIPEAVEFMAGLSAFNRVGEPEDVADVVAFLATDDARWITGSFVDATGGTLLG, from the coding sequence GTGGCCGGGGACATCACACGCACCCAGGTGATCGTGGTCGGCGCCGGACCGGTGGGGCTGATGCTCGCGGGCGAGCTGCGCCTCGCGGGTGCGGACGTGGTGGTCCTCGAGAAGCTGACCGAGCCGACCACGGAATCGCGGGCGTCCACCCTCCACGCCCGCACCATGGAGATCCTCGACGGCCGCGGCCTGCTCGCGCAGCTCGGCGAGGTGCCCCAGGACGTCATGGGGCACTTCGGGGGGATCCCGCTCGACCTCACGCTGCCCGGCCCCTACCCGGGGCAGTGGAAGGTCCCGCAGACCCGTATGGAGGAGCTGCTGGGTCAGTGGGCGCAGGACCTCGGCGCGGACGTCCGGCGCGGCCACGAGCTCACCGCACTGACCGTGACCGGGGAGCACGTCGATGCCGAGACGCGGCGCCCGGACGGGACGACCGCCTCCTTCCGGGGCTCGTACCTGGTGGGCTGCGACGGCGAGAACAGCGCGGTGCGCCGACTCGGCGGCTTCGCCTTCCCCGGCGTCGACGCGAGCCGCGAACTGCTGCGCGCCGACGTGGCCGGCATCGACGTACCGAACCGCCGCTTCCAGCGGCTGGAGGGCGGACTCGCCATCGCCGCCCGGCGCCCCGACGGAGTGACCCGGGTGATGGTGCACGAGTTCGGTGCGGCCCCGCAGGGCTCCGCCCCGTCCTTCGCGGACATCGCCGACACCTGGAAGCGCGTCACGGGCGAGGACATCAGCGGCGGGACCCCGCTGTGGGTGAACTCCTTCGGTGACGCCTCCCGGCAGGCCACCGCCTACCGCGACTCCCGGCTCTTCCTGGCGGGCGACGCCGCCCACCAGCAGATGCCGATCGGCGGCCAGGCCCTCAACCTCGGGCTGCAGGACGCCGTCAACCTCGGCTGGAAGCTGGCCGCGCAGGTACAGGAGCGCGGCCCCGAGGGGCTCCTGGACAGCTACCACGCCGAACGCCATGAGGTCGGCCTGCGGGTGCTGAGCAACATCCGGGCGCAGGCCCTGCTGCTGCTCGGCGCCGGCGAGGTGGACGCGGCCCGGCAGGTCATGGCCGAGCTGGTGGGTCACGCCGACGTACGGGCCCACCTGGCGGGAATGATCGCCGGCCTGGACATCCGCTACGACGTCGGACCGGGCAGCCACCCGCTGCTGGGGCGCCGGCTGCCGCACTGGCGGCCGGCCACCGGCGACGGCGAGGCCACCAGCACCTCGCTGCTGCGCGCCGGGGGCGGCGTCCTGCTGCTGCCCGGCGGGGACGAGCCGGAGGCGTTCGCCGCGGCGGCCGAGCCCTGGGCGCCGCTCGTACGGACGGTTCGCGCGAGCGCGGCGGCCCCGGGCCCCTGCGCCGTACTGGTCCGGCCGGACGGGCACGTCGTCTGGGCGGCCGGCGACGACACCGCCGGCTCCGCCGCCGGCCTCACCACGGCGCTGACCCGGTGGTTCGGCACGCCGCAGACATCAGGCGCAGTGACGACCAAGACGACCAATACGTCGAACACAAGGAGAACTGGCATGGCAGGCAAGCTCAACGGCAAGACCGCGCTGGTCACGGGTTCGAGCCGGGGCATGGGCCGGGCGACCGCCATCCGGCTGGCCGCGGAGGGCGCGCTCGTCGCCGTCCACTACACCTCCAACGAGTCGGCGGCCGAGCAGGTCGTCTCCTCCATCGAGAAGGACGGCGGGCGGGCCTTCACCGTCAAGGCCGAGCTGGGTGTGGCCGGCGACGTCCACGAGCTGTTCCTCGGCCTGGAGAACGGCCTGCGGGAGCGCACCGGCGGCACCGACCTGGACATCCTCGTCAACAACGCCGGCGTGATGGGCGGCGTCAAGGCCGAGGACACCACCCCCGAGGCCTTCGACCGGCTCTTCGCGGTCAACGCGAAGGCGCCGTTCTTCCTCATCCAGCGGGCGCTGAAGAACATGCCCGACGGCGGCCGCATCATCAACATCTCCTCCGGGCTCACCCACGTCGCCAACCCGGACGAGATCGCCTACGCGATGACCAAGGGCGCCGTCGAGCAGCTCGCGCTGCACTTCGCGAAGCTGCTGGGCCCGCGCAAGATCACCATCAACAGCGTGGCGCCCGGCATCACCCGCAACGGCAACCCGGTGTTCGACATCCCCGAGGCCGTCGAGTTCATGGCGGGGCTGTCCGCCTTCAACCGGGTCGGCGAGCCCGAGGACGTCGCCGACGTGGTGGCCTTCCTCGCCACCGACGACGCCCGCTGGATCACCGGCTCCTTCGTCGACGCCACGGGCGGCACGCTGCTCGGCTGA